The DNA segment TGTACCTACTGTCTTTGACATGTCCGGCGGGCCCACGCCCGCCCTATGTCCGCCCCGTCCCTTCCGGGCCGGGGGTCATACGCCTTCTTCAAGATGGGCTCGTCCACCCGGAACGACGTCTCCAAGGAGAAACGGCCGCCGATCACCCGGCCCCCGGCGCGGGGACGCCGGGGCATGGGCCACGCCGCACCGGCGAAAGGACCGGGACGCCGCGGCCGTTGCGGCGCCGCCGCTTTCCGGGCCGGCCGGGTCACCCCGGCCCGTTTCTCAGGCCGCGAGGTTCCGTACCTCCGTGGGATCGACCTTCACACCCGGCCCCATGGTGGTGGAGAGGGTGACGCTCTTGATGTAGGTTCCCTTGCTGGTGGACGGTTTCGCCCGCTGGAGGGCGTCGATGAGGGCCACGAGGTTGGCCCGGATCCGCTCCTTGTCGAAGGAGGCCCGCCCCACCGGGGCGTGCACCACCCCGGCCTTGTCCACCCGGTAGTCCACCTTCCCGGCCTTGATGTCCTGGACGGCCTTGGCCACGTCCATGGTCACCGTCCCGGTCTTGGCGTTGGGCATGAGGCCCCGGGGACCGAGGATCTTCCCGAGCCGGCCCACCACGCCCATCATGTCGGGAGTGGCCACCACCTTCTCGAAGTCGAGCCAGCCGCCCTGGATCTTCTCCACCAGGTCCTCGGCGCCCACGTAGTCGGCGCCGGCCTCCTCGGCCTCCCGGGCCTTGTCGCCCTTGGCGAAGACCAGGACCCGCTGCTGCCGGCCCGTCCCATGGGGCAGGACCACCGCCCCGCGGACGTTCTGGTCGGCCTTGCGCGGGTCCACCCCGAGGACCACGGCGGCATCCACGCTCTCGTCGAACTTGGCGCTCTTGGTGGCGAGGACCAGCTCCACGGCCTCGTCGAGGCCGTAGCGGCGCCCGGCCTCCACCTTCTCCTTCAGGCTGCGATACCTCTTTCCGTGCCGTGCCATGGCGACAGCTCCTCTCAGTCCACGATCTCGATGCCCATGCTCCGGGCCGTCCCGGCCACGGTCCTCACGGCCGCCTCCATGTCGGCGGCGGTGAGGTCCGGCATCTTGGTCCGGGCGATCTCCTCCACCTGGGCCCGGGTCACCTTGCCCACCTTGTCGCGATTGGGCACGCCGGAGCCCTTCTCCACCTTGGCGGCCTTCTTGAGAAGGATGGCGGCGGGCGGGGTCTTCAGGACGAAGCTGAAGGACCGGTCCGCGTAGACCGTGATCAGGACCGGGATGATCATGCCGGCCTGGTCCTGGGTCTTGGCGTTGAAGGCCTTGCAGAACTCCATGATGTTCACCCCGTGCTGGCCCAGGGCGGGCCCCACGGGGGGGGACGGGTTGGCCTGGCCCGCCGGGATCTGCAGCTTGATGTATCCAGCGATCTTCTTGGCCATCTCTTTCTCCTTTGCGCGCGGGACGCACCGGCGGCCGGCCGCCCGACGTCCCGCCCGTTGTCAGCTCACCTTCTGGACGTGGGCGAATTCCAGCTCCACCGGCGTGGCCCGGCCGAAGATGGAAACCATGACGCGGACCTTCCCCTTCTCGGGCTTGACCTCGTCCACCTCGCCGTGAAAGTTGGCGAAGGGGCCCTCCGTCACCGTCACCTGGTCGCCCTTCTGGAAATCATACTTGGGCACGGGCTTGAGGGCCCGCTCCTCCATCTGCTGGATGATGCGCTCGGCCTCCTCGTCCGGGAGGGAGACCGGGTTCTCCTGGCTCCCGATGAACCCCGTGACCTTGGGCGTGTCCTGCACCAGGTGCCACGTCTCGTTGTTGAGTTCCATCTTGACCAGGATGTAGCCCGGGAAGACCTTCCGCGACGAGGTGCGCCGCTCCCCCTTGACGATCTCCACCACCTTCTCGGTGGGAACCACCACCCGGGAGAAGTGCTGCTCCAGGCCGTGCTGCTTGATCCGCTCCTCGAGGGCCGCCTTGACCTTGTTCTCGAACCCCGAGTAGGTATGGACGATGTACCACTTGTGCGCCATGGTTGCTTAGGACCCCCAGCCCGCGGAACGGGCCGCCACGCCCCCGGCGGGCACGCGGCGGCGGGAGGCATTCCGCGGCCGCCTCAGTAGAGTATCTTCGTGATGAGCCACGAGAGCACCAGGTCCGTCAACCCGAGGTAGGCGGTGAAGAAGAAGGTGATGGCCAGGACCGCCGCCGTGAGGGCGAGCGTCTCCTTCCGGGTGGCGAAGGTCACCTTCTCGAACTCCGCCCGGACCTCCCGGAGAAAGGTGAGAGTGGCCTGCACCCAGCCGACACCCGGCCTGGCGGGAGACGCGGTCTTGGCCTTGGCCGGCGCGGCGGGCGCCGCCCCCCGGCGGTCCGAAACGGCCGCCCGGCCCTTGCGGGCGCGTCCCTGCTTGCCCTTTCCGCCCTTCTTCCTCGTTCCCATGGCGTCCTCCGGGTGACACCGTCACGGTGTCCCGGTCTGCAGGATGGCAGGCCAGGAGGGACTCGAACCCCCAACACCCGGATTTGGAGTCCGGTGCTCTACCATTAGAGCTACTGGCCTGCGCCTTTGCTTCGTCCGCCCCGCTACTTCCCCTTGGACTCCCGGTGCAGGGTGTGCCGCCGGTCGAAGGGGCAGTACTTCTTGAGCTCCAGCTTGTCCGGCGTGGTCCGCCGGTTCTTCGTGGTCATGTAGTTCCGGCGCTTACACTCGGTGCACGCCAGGCTCACGATCTCGCGCATGTCCCTGCCTCCTTGTTACTCGAGGATGGCGCTGACGACGCCGGCGCCCACCGTGCGGCCGCCCTCGCGGATCGCAAATCGGAGACCCTCCTCCATGGCGATCGGCTGAATCAGCTGAACCTCCATCGCCACGTTGTCCCCCGGCATCACCATCTCCACACCCTCCGGAAGCGTCACCACACCCGTCACGTCCGTCGTCCGAAAATAAAACTGCGGACGATACCCCGCAAAAAACGGCGTGTGACGACCACCCTCCTCCTTGCTCAAAATGTAAACCTCCGCCTTGAACCGCGTGTGCGGCGTGATCGACCCAGGCTTCGCCACCACCTGACCACGCTCCACCTCGTCACGCTTCGTACCCCGAAGCAATACACCTATGTTGTCACCCGCACGACCCTCGTCCAAAAGCTTCCGAAACATCTCGAGACCCGTGCACGTCGTCTTCTGCGTCGGACGAAGACCCACTATCTCCACCTCGTCCCCCACGTGGATCACACCCCGCTCCACTCGACCCGTCACCACCGTCCCCCGACCGCTGATGCTGAAAACGTCCTCAATGGGCATCAAAAACGGCTTGTCCACGTCACGCTCGGGCTCCGGGATAAAATTGTCCAGCGCATCCATCAACTCCCAGATGCACTTCGTCTTCTCCTCGTCCTCCGGATTGTTCAGCGCCTCCAACGCGCTCCCCTTGATGATCGGAACGTCGTCGCCCGGAAACTCATACTTGCTCAACAGCTCCCGAAGCTCCAACTCCACCAGCTCGATCAGCTCCGGATCGTCCACCATGTCACACTTGTTCAAAAACACCACAATCGCAGGAACTCCCACCTGCCGCGCCAACAAGATGTGCTCCCGCGTCTGCGGCATCGGACCGTCGTCGGCGCCCACCACCAAAATCGCACCGTCCATCTGCGCCGCACCCGTGATCATGTTCTTGATGTAGTCCGCGTGACCCGGACAATCCACGTGCGCGTAGTGCCGCTTCTCCGTCTCGTACTCCACGTGCGCCGTCGCAATCGTGATACCGCGCTCCCGCTCCTCCGGCGCCTTGTCAATCTCCTCAAACGGCGTGTGATCCGCCCACCCCTTCTTCGACAGCACCGCCGTGATCGCCGACGTCAACGTCGTCTTCCCATGGTCAATGTGACCAATCGTCCCCACGTTCACGTGCGGCTTCGTACGCTCGAACTTCTTCTTGCTCATGGTCTGACCCCGCCTTTCCGATGGTGTTGGGCCCTCGGCGCCGGGCGCACCGCCCGCCGGGGCGTCCAGGGTGGATCTTCACCCGTTCCTGCCATGACATGGAGCCCACGACCGGGATTGAACCGGTGACCTCTTCCTTACCAAGGAAGTGCTCTACCGACTGAGCTACGTGGGCGCCCCTTCGTTACCTTCGCCGTCCACGCCCCGCGCCCCCGCCCCGGGAGCCGGCGGCGTGGTGGAGCGGGAAACGGGACTCGAACCCGCAACCCTCAGCTTGGAAGGCTGATGCTCTGGCCAATTGAGCTATTCCCGCTCAAAAAATGCATATGCCGCCATCTCCTGGCCTTGCCAGGATTCCGGCCGCATTGCCGTCCATTTTCGTGGTGGAGAGGGGAGGATTCGAACCTCCGAAGGCGTCGCCAACAGATTTACAGTCTGTCCCCTTTGGCCGCTCGGGAACCTCTCCGTTCTTGTCGTGCCCGCGTGGAGCTGGCGATGGGACTCGAACCCGCAACCTGCTGATTACAAATCAGCTGCTCTACCAGTTGAGCTACGCCAGCCCGGCTGGACCGAATATAATAGCTTGGCCCGGCCAAAAAGCAACCCCTTTCTGCCCGCTCCCGGCGCGGGACCCGCGCCCGGGGCAACCCCGCCGGCGGCCGCCGCGGCGGCCGGCAAGAAACGCAGCAGCCCACGGCTCTTTGCGACGCCATCAAGAAGGGGCGGCACCGGTCGCCCAGTGCCGCCCCGTGGTTCGTTTCGGTGCCGTGCCGGCAGCTGCGGCTCAGTCGCCCTTCACGTCGGCCGCCCACCGCTGGTGGACGTAGGCCGTGGTCCGGTAGAGGAGATGCCCGAACTTGGTGTAGGGCAAGGAGAGGAAGAGCACCGCCACGCACCCGAGGTGAAGGACGTAGACCGGGTACGCCACCGGCGCGAGGTTCATCCAGCGAAGGACCTCGGAGCCGAGGCCGGTGAGCCCCACCATGAGGATCAGCCAGATGAGGATCCAATCCTGGCTGGCGCTCTTGAGGTCGCCTTCGCGGGTCAGCCGGCTCCGCATCTGGAGCACCATCCAGGCCCCGCCGATGAGCATCACCGCCCCCAGGTTGGCCAGGAGCTTCACGGGGTGAAGCACCGGAAGCGGCGTCACCGGCCCGATCCAGCCCAGGGCCGCGTGGAAGAAGTCCTCCATGACAAAGTCGTAGTTGGTCACGATGAAGAGGAACAGGAAGGACCACAGGAGCCAGAGATGGCCCCGGGCCCGGTCCACCGTAACCCCGCACTTCTTGAACCGCTCGTGGCGGAAGATCTCCACGATGGAGGGCCAGAGGTACCTGCCGATGAGCGCCCCGAAACCCGGCCGGGGATAGGTCCCGGTGTAGGTGGTGGGGATGCCGGCCCCCACGTTGAGATCCGACCAGAAGTTCAGAACGCCCCTCGCGCTCACCACCAGGACGAAGAAGACCAGCGGGAGGAACATGGCATCGATGGGCAGCACGCTCAGGAACTGCGAATACTCCACCTTCCCCTCCTCGTTCAAGGGGAAGGGGAAGGCATGCCCGGTGTGCTGGGACCAGAGCCCGGCCACCACCAGCACCACCACCATGGCGGCCACCACCGCGGCCACCACTCCGCCGGGGTTACCGAGGAGATCGGCCAGGAACTTCGGCGTGGAATAGTGCCGGATGGCCTTGGAACGCATGGCGCCCAGGACGTCGCCCGGCCGGGCGCCGCGGGGGCAGTAGGCCGTGCAGTCCGCGCACTGGTGGCAGAGCCACACGTCCGGGTCGCCGGCGATGCGGTCCCCGAGCCCCCACTGCGCCCAGAGCATCTCCTTGCGCGGGAAGGGGCTCTCCTCCGTGGAGAGCGGGCAGACCACGGAACAGGTCGCGCACTGGTAACAGCGGTTGACCGTGTCCCCGCCGGCGGCCATGACCCCCTTGACGAAGGAAAGGTCCGGCTCGATTTTCTTGTATTCTCCCATTTGCGGTTCCTCCTACCAGCCTTTGAACGGGTTCGGCCCCATCTCGACCACTTCTTCCACGAACTCGTTGATGATCTCGGGCACCTTGTCGTATTCGTCGATGGCCACCTGGGCCAACTTCACCCGCTCGGGTTCCATTCCGAGGGAATTGAGGGTCTCCGCCACGTTCTCCATCCGGCGGTTGGCCAGCTCGCTGCCCTTGGCGAAGTGACACTGGTAATCGTCGCCGAACTTGCAGCCGAGCAGCAAGACCCCGTCCATGCCGCTGGACATGGCGTCCTTGATCCAGGACACGTTCACGGAGCCCAGGCACCGGACCGGGATGACCCGGGCCAGCGGCGACCAGGAGTGCCCCCGCTGGGCCGCCATGTCGATGGCCGGGTAGGCGTCGTTCTCGCAGGCGAAGACCACGAACCGCAGCTTCTCCTCGTCGTCGTCCGGCACCTCGATGGACTTGATCATGGAGCCCACGAGGTCGATGTTGTAGTCCTTGAAGCCGATGATGCGCTCCGGGCAGGCCCCCATGCAGGTCCCGCACCGGCGGCACCGGGTGGGATTGGGCTTCGGCGTCCCCTTCTCGTCGTCGTCCAGGGCGCCGAAGGGGCACTCCTCGGTGCAACGCTTGCACTGGGTGCAGCGCTGGAAGTAGAAGTCGGGGTAGTCGAAGTCCCAGGTCCGGGGATGGACCGCGTGGCCCTCCTCCGCCGCCTTGACGCACTGGACGCTCTTGAGCGCCGCCCCCGCCGCGTCCTCCATGGCCTCCTCGATGGTCATGGAACGGTGGACCCCCCCCGCGGCGTAGATGCCCGTCCGGCGGGTCTCGTAGGGGAAGCAGATGAAGTTCGAATCGCAGTAGCCGCCGAAGAGGTCGAGGTCGCGGAAGGCCGGGCCCTGGCGGTAGGCCAGGTTCACCACCGCCTCGTCACGGGTGGTGGGCACCATGCCCGTGGAGAGCACCACCATGTCCACGTCCACGGCGATGTCCTCGCCGAGCAGCGTCTTTTCCACCTTCACGGTGAGGCCGGAGCCGTTGTCCTCCACCTGGGTGACCGCCCCCTTGGTGAGGAAGATCCCCGGGTCGTCCTGGATCCCCTTATAGAAGTACTCGTACTTCCCCGGGGTCCGCATGTGCTGGTAGAAGACGTAGGCCTTGCCGTCCTCGGGGTGATCCTCCCGGACGTACTTGGCCTGCTTGAGGGCCACCATGCTGGTGACGTGGGAGGCGTAGGGGAAGTCGGCGTCGTCGTCGGCACCGCCCGGGCTCTGGATGAAGGCCACGGACTTGGGAACCTGCCCGGCCTTGGCCATCTCCTCGAACTGGTGGTTGGTCACCACCTTGGCGTTGCCCCAGGCGAGGTGGGCGTACTCGCCCTCTCCGGGGACGTAGGGCTTCCAGCCGGAGGCCACCACCACGGCGCCGAAGCGCTCGGCGTTGGGATCCACCTCCATGTAGTCCTTGCGCCCCTCGTTCTTGGCATCGTAGACCTTCTTCTGGTCCTCGGCGGAGAGCTCGTTCCCGTTCTCGTCGAGCTTCTCCTCGTCGGTGAGGGGAACCGGGGCGTCCCACTCGCTCTTGGTGCCGGCCGCCTTGAAGCTCACCCGGTAGTCGCCGGGGACGTTGGCGATGCGGGCGACCTCGGTCGAAAGCTTCACCTCGATGCGGTCGTCGGCCTCCACCCTGGCGATGAGATCCCCCACCACGGGGTCCACCAGGCCGGAATAATCCGGCCCCATGGGGAACTGCTTGCGGAGCTTGGCCGCGTAGCCGCCCAGCTGGCCCTCCCGCTCCACGATGGTGACAGGGTAGCCCGCCGCCGAGGCCTCGAGCGCCGCCGTGAGACCGGTGACACCGCCGCCGATCACCAGCACCCGGTCGCTCAGGGTCTCCGGCTTGTAGGGCTCGGGCATCTCGGCCTTCTCCATGCGCTTGACGGCCATCCGAATGTAGTCCTCGGCCAGTTCCTGGACGTGCTCCTTCAGGGCGTCGGCGTTTTCGGCGTCGGCCGGGATCTTGTGGCTCCAGGCCACCAGTTCGCGCAGCCCCACCTGCCAGAGGGCCACCCCGGGCAGGTCGAACTCCTTGAACTCGATCCGGGGCGAAACCCCCGCGAGGATCACGGCGTTGACCCCCTCGCCCTCGACGTCCTGCTTGACCATGGCCACGCCCTCGGGCCCGTAGAGGTCGGGGTGGGCCTTGGCCACGGCGACTCCGAGGTCCCCGGTGGCGAGTTCCACCAGCTTGTCCACGTCCACGGCGTCGGCGATCCCGTCGCCGGTGTATATGTAGAGTCCGATCTTCTTCGACATCAGCCTGCCCTCCTCAACGT comes from the Dissulfurirhabdus thermomarina genome and includes:
- the rplK gene encoding 50S ribosomal protein L11 codes for the protein MAKKIAGYIKLQIPAGQANPSPPVGPALGQHGVNIMEFCKAFNAKTQDQAGMIIPVLITVYADRSFSFVLKTPPAAILLKKAAKVEKGSGVPNRDKVGKVTRAQVEEIARTKMPDLTAADMEAAVRTVAGTARSMGIEIVD
- the nusG gene encoding transcription termination/antitermination protein NusG: MAHKWYIVHTYSGFENKVKAALEERIKQHGLEQHFSRVVVPTEKVVEIVKGERRTSSRKVFPGYILVKMELNNETWHLVQDTPKVTGFIGSQENPVSLPDEEAERIIQQMEERALKPVPKYDFQKGDQVTVTEGPFANFHGEVDEVKPEKGKVRVMVSIFGRATPVELEFAHVQKVS
- the rpmG gene encoding 50S ribosomal protein L33, with product MREIVSLACTECKRRNYMTTKNRRTTPDKLELKKYCPFDRRHTLHRESKGK
- the secE gene encoding preprotein translocase subunit SecE, which gives rise to MGTRKKGGKGKQGRARKGRAAVSDRRGAAPAAPAKAKTASPARPGVGWVQATLTFLREVRAEFEKVTFATRKETLALTAAVLAITFFFTAYLGLTDLVLSWLITKILY
- the tuf gene encoding elongation factor Tu produces the protein MSKKKFERTKPHVNVGTIGHIDHGKTTLTSAITAVLSKKGWADHTPFEEIDKAPEERERGITIATAHVEYETEKRHYAHVDCPGHADYIKNMITGAAQMDGAILVVGADDGPMPQTREHILLARQVGVPAIVVFLNKCDMVDDPELIELVELELRELLSKYEFPGDDVPIIKGSALEALNNPEDEEKTKCIWELMDALDNFIPEPERDVDKPFLMPIEDVFSISGRGTVVTGRVERGVIHVGDEVEIVGLRPTQKTTCTGLEMFRKLLDEGRAGDNIGVLLRGTKRDEVERGQVVAKPGSITPHTRFKAEVYILSKEEGGRHTPFFAGYRPQFYFRTTDVTGVVTLPEGVEMVMPGDNVAMEVQLIQPIAMEEGLRFAIREGGRTVGAGVVSAILE
- the qmoC gene encoding quinone-interacting membrane-bound oxidoreductase complex subunit QmoC, with amino-acid sequence MGEYKKIEPDLSFVKGVMAAGGDTVNRCYQCATCSVVCPLSTEESPFPRKEMLWAQWGLGDRIAGDPDVWLCHQCADCTAYCPRGARPGDVLGAMRSKAIRHYSTPKFLADLLGNPGGVVAAVVAAMVVVLVVAGLWSQHTGHAFPFPLNEEGKVEYSQFLSVLPIDAMFLPLVFFVLVVSARGVLNFWSDLNVGAGIPTTYTGTYPRPGFGALIGRYLWPSIVEIFRHERFKKCGVTVDRARGHLWLLWSFLFLFIVTNYDFVMEDFFHAALGWIGPVTPLPVLHPVKLLANLGAVMLIGGAWMVLQMRSRLTREGDLKSASQDWILIWLILMVGLTGLGSEVLRWMNLAPVAYPVYVLHLGCVAVLFLSLPYTKFGHLLYRTTAYVHQRWAADVKGD
- the rplA gene encoding 50S ribosomal protein L1 — encoded protein: MARHGKRYRSLKEKVEAGRRYGLDEAVELVLATKSAKFDESVDAAVVLGVDPRKADQNVRGAVVLPHGTGRQQRVLVFAKGDKAREAEEAGADYVGAEDLVEKIQGGWLDFEKVVATPDMMGVVGRLGKILGPRGLMPNAKTGTVTMDVAKAVQDIKAGKVDYRVDKAGVVHAPVGRASFDKERIRANLVALIDALQRAKPSTSKGTYIKSVTLSTTMGPGVKVDPTEVRNLAA
- a CDS encoding FAD-dependent oxidoreductase — translated: MSKKIGLYIYTGDGIADAVDVDKLVELATGDLGVAVAKAHPDLYGPEGVAMVKQDVEGEGVNAVILAGVSPRIEFKEFDLPGVALWQVGLRELVAWSHKIPADAENADALKEHVQELAEDYIRMAVKRMEKAEMPEPYKPETLSDRVLVIGGGVTGLTAALEASAAGYPVTIVEREGQLGGYAAKLRKQFPMGPDYSGLVDPVVGDLIARVEADDRIEVKLSTEVARIANVPGDYRVSFKAAGTKSEWDAPVPLTDEEKLDENGNELSAEDQKKVYDAKNEGRKDYMEVDPNAERFGAVVVASGWKPYVPGEGEYAHLAWGNAKVVTNHQFEEMAKAGQVPKSVAFIQSPGGADDDADFPYASHVTSMVALKQAKYVREDHPEDGKAYVFYQHMRTPGKYEYFYKGIQDDPGIFLTKGAVTQVEDNGSGLTVKVEKTLLGEDIAVDVDMVVLSTGMVPTTRDEAVVNLAYRQGPAFRDLDLFGGYCDSNFICFPYETRRTGIYAAGGVHRSMTIEEAMEDAAGAALKSVQCVKAAEEGHAVHPRTWDFDYPDFYFQRCTQCKRCTEECPFGALDDDEKGTPKPNPTRCRRCGTCMGACPERIIGFKDYNIDLVGSMIKSIEVPDDDEEKLRFVVFACENDAYPAIDMAAQRGHSWSPLARVIPVRCLGSVNVSWIKDAMSSGMDGVLLLGCKFGDDYQCHFAKGSELANRRMENVAETLNSLGMEPERVKLAQVAIDEYDKVPEIINEFVEEVVEMGPNPFKGW